The Parus major isolate Abel unplaced genomic scaffold, Parus_major1.1 Scaffold614, whole genome shotgun sequence genome includes the window ATCCCATCTCCAGGTGTTTCcctcacctgtccaggtgttTCTATCCCATTCCCAGGTGTCTCCAGGTGTTTCTATCCCATCTCCAGGTGTTTCCATCTCCCCCCAGGTGTTTCTATCCAACTTCCGCCTGTTTCcctcacctgtccaggtgtcCCCACCTCGCTGCTGGGGGACCCGGAGTCACCTGTGGGGCTCATCTGTCCCCTCTCACCTGTGGGGCTCACCTGTCCCCCCTCACCTGTGGGGGatccctggctgctctcacCTGTGGAGCTCAACTCTCCCATTTCACCTGTGActctcacctgtctcacctcACCCGTGGGGCTCACCTGTCCCCCCTCACCTGTGGGGCTCACCTGTCCCCCCTCACCTGTGGGGCTCACCTGGCTGCTCTCACCTGTGGGGCTCACCTGTCCCACCTCACCCGTGGGGctcacctgtccctgctcacctgTGGGGCTCACCTGTCCCATTTCACCTGTGGGGGatccctggctgctctcacCTGTGGGGctcacctgtccctgctcccctgtgactctcacctgtccctgctcccctgggacTCTCACCTGTCCCCCCTCACCTGGGACTCTCACCTGTCCCCCCTCCCCTGTGACTctcacctgtccctgctcccctgtGACTCTCACCTGTCCCCCCTCACCTGGGACTCTCACCTGTCCCCCCTCACCTGTGGGGctcacctgtccctgctcccctgtgactctcacctgtccctgctcccctgtgactctcacctgtccctgctccacTGTGACTCTCACCTGTCCCCCCTCACCTGCCCAGGGCCTGCCCAG containing:
- the LOC107199364 gene encoding collagen alpha-2(I) chain-like, whose protein sequence is MGRVGRELPQQELTRDWDVLGELGTGTYGRVLLARPRHGGEGTPGDTWGQLGTPAAQVSSALSYLHGHALVHRDLKLDNVLTFDPECHLVKLGDFGLTRVQGWQVRPAPGAAPYAAPELCHLRSGELRLRPALDTWAFGVLLFALLTGSFPWASPERSDPAFRRFRTWHGRTCPGEAPGRPPRTWRGLGEAALRLLRGLLHPRPAKRCPPGEVLRYLGRPWAGEGGQVRVTVEQGQVRVTGEQGQVRVTGEQGQVSPTGEGGQVRVPGEGGQVRVTGEQGQVRVTGEGGQVRVPGEGGQVRVPGEQGQVRVTGEQGQVSPTGESSQGSPTGEMGQVSPTGEQGQVSPTGEVGQVSPTGESSQVSPTGEGGQVSPTGEGGQVSPTGEVRQVRVTGEMGELSSTGESSQGSPTGEGGQVSPTGERGQMSPTGDSGSPSSEVGTPGQVRETGGSWIETPGGRWKHLEMG